The window TTATTTtgaacttctttttttttataattttaaattagagtATCTCTAAGAAAATCTTTGAACAAATTATTAACtctgaatttaaataataaattaagaattagTGTTCAAATGGGTTGtaaaagttttttaaaatttaagagcttactcactctcttctctcttttaaagagcatctagtaccTCTTAACTCTttagttattaatataatattaatattaatattaattttcctCTCATCTTAGGTATAAAGAATAGCATTGCAGTTTCCACCTTTTCTGACTAGGAgccatattttatattactccCTTTGTTCCAAAATAAAAGTCTATTTTGACTTGCTACACGTAATTTAAGACGTACAAAACACATAATTATATGCATTATTattctagaaaaaaaatatttgaaaaatgatgtatggaaatatgtgttttttacacctcaaattaaATTACGTGTAAGAAATTAAAACGACACTTATTTCGAGACTGAAAGAGTATTGTTCTAAAATAATTTAGGAGcatcattggagatgctctcatcACGAGAGATTAAGGAAGTTGAAAATCTCGTCTGATGACTTCAGGGCCGACCagtttcataaaataataatttgacaCATAAATTAacaattgttaatattttaagtttcatatttggattttagaatgatttatttatacttaAATAAATTGACTGCGAGTTAGGGTTAGGTCCTAAACCCCCGagtctaaaccctaattaattctaGATTTTGGGGCCGAGAAGCTCTCTAAAGCCTAAGAATCAGTATAATATTTATACAACTACAATGGAAAAAACTACATTATATAGGGTTTTGGTTTTAAAACGGTAGACAAAATTGCGTTTTACCTTAAAACTCTATATAATGTTGCGttttagtatttttatttttgcttaGAACTCTACACGATCTAGCATTTTGCCCTAAAATGCAAAACACTACACGATGCGTCGTCAGTGAATAAATTTGAGGAGCATTTTATTTGGATCGTGATATTCAAGACATTAGAGTATGAATTTGTGTCGGTTAGGGCCAACAGACTATTATATAATGACGGTGTTATTGTCCATATCTTTGTTCAAATCTAGAATATAACATAATGAAGGTACTATTGTCCAAATCTATGATATAATGAAAGTGTTATAAATGGTGATTACAAAATTGACGAAGTTCGAACTATATATAGCATAAATTATATATcggataaaaaaaattgtctgTTGGATGAATGAAGCCAACTAAAACcaaatggatttggtttggttttgttgTAGGATGGTCAATTTTTTgacacaaaataaaaacaatttcaTTAATGGAAAATGATCTTCCAACTAATGATACAACCAGGTTggaaaaacaaataacatactaaaaataattagTTTGATTTATTTCATGATCGTTTGacacatagaatttaaaaattcttaaaagctaaaatgaaatcaaagataTTGTAAGCAATACAAATTGAACCAACATCGCATAAAGCAGCAACATCACATTTGACATTATCACGTAAAAGTCATTGTTAGAACATGTTCGGAAACCTAATCTCATAAAGCTGGGATTGGAGGAGCGACATCCTAGCTATTTACATGCCGGATACCAACtgccgaaagtgtaaacccCAAATGAACAATCTTTAATTGTGAAAAGTGAGCTCTTGCCATATTTAACACCGGCTAATATTTGACGCGGGTTTTCCGGATCcaaaaaacatcaataaaatcAGTTTAAATAGATTCAACATCGAACGAATCCAAACATAACTAAAGAATAATATAACAAAACACTCGAAAAGGAGAGACAAACCAAAAACACTCCAAAAGaagagacacacaaacacccgaaaaattgagttttattgagcgaagatgaaagaaaataaaagggtTGGAAATTTCCACCGGAGACAAAATCACTGGAACCCCTCAACTAACCTGAAAGAATACAACACAAGGGTTAGGAGGCCGTTTTCCAAACCCTGTTATTAAGTTGTGAATGAAGTCGTTGTAGGATGGGCCTTAAAAGGAATAGAAATGGAGAACTTGTATGTGATATCAATACAAGAACATCGGAAGATCTGTTTAACAAAACTCATTTAAGGGAGTTCTCTGTAGAGAATTAATGATTTCAATAACATGATCCCTTCTTGATTTTCCGAAAACCTTCTCCCCACAGTAGAGAACTTCACTTTCTTCTCTTGTCAACATCTGAGCATTGTTTTCTTTTCTACTAgtttattcttttcttttattgatgTTAACAAGCATCAATGGAGGCATCAGGCTGCAGTGCCACAAATATAAGCAAACATACGAGAAGAACAACATAACCAAAAATAACAGGAGATATAGGTGCCGAAAGTCATTATTATAGCTGCATCCAGCAGCTAAAACTAGAGAGTACAGCCTCTCAGGCACAACAAACAGTCGCAGGTAAACATAAACATAGTACTCAGAACAGTCGGAGGTTCACAGTAACATAGAACACTAATACAGATGACTAGTTTATGAACTTGAAGCGAAGCATGAACTTGACTTCCCCAGAAGCAGCTGGTCCGTTTGGTACGTAGCGCCATGTCCCTAACACACAGTAGCGACCCATCGCAACACCAAAGCGCTGTCAAAGAAATGATTGTAAATTAGGCAACTTGGTGACCAACACAACTAAACACAATCATTCCCCCTTACCCTCATCAGATAAAGATTAGTAATATTAGCAAATGCAACTAAACGAAAAACCTTAAGCAAGTTGACGTGTTCAAACTAGATTTACTAAAAATGTAgtttcatataatttatatgtaattttaccTGAGGCAGAAAGGCTGAAGAAACAGCAGTCAGCGACTCTTCGCGATCCTTGAAAGCTATCTTCTCTAGCTTGATGTCCTGCAAAAGTCACCCATTGGGTCGTTTATTTGTTCAACCGATAGAAATTTACTAAATTGCTAATTGACCCAAAGTGTTGGTAATATACATCAAGATCCGACCGACTACATTGCAAACTTTACCGCAATGACATATTTAAGAATGTACGGTACTTGAAAATGAGTTCCTTACAAAAAGAATGTACAGTGGCAGAATTACCTGCGGCAGAAAAGAAGAGGCAGCAGCAGTCAGCATGTCTTCTTCCTTCAAAGATGTCTGCTTCAACTTAATTTCCTGTGACAGCCACCGAATATAATCTTGTTATATGTTCCAGCTAAAAGCTATATACTGTACTTTCTATATCCTGGATCTACATGTTCATAACACGAAGCAAGATATAGCCAACACATACCTTAAGCAAGATTACGTGCTTGGAAAAGTATTCcttagaaaaaagaaaaagaaaaaaagaattacCAGCGGCAGGAGGGCAGGGACAATGGCAGTAGATGATTTCTCCCCATCCTTGAAAAATATCTGATCCAGCTTGATGTCCTGCAAAACCATCCGTTGCATTTTCTTATGGGTTCATGATAAGAGCTATCTAATGCACTTGCTACACAAAAGAAAGCGATATGACTACAGGAATACCGGATCCTACAGTATGTACCATCTCATCTCCAACCTTATGTGATCTAATCCACGACCTTTTGTAACCTTTTCTGGATAATTACTAGCTCAAGCAGGGTTAGAAGATAAGTCTTACACCTGATCTTGATCTATCAGCAAGTTCCGTGAATCTTAACCTTCAACATGTGAGTCCTTATACCTTTTAAAAGCTCTTCGGAGCGTGAATGCAATGAGTCTGGGCCCtcataatattcatttttttaccTTTCGGGCAGGCTAGATATTCAAGTCTATTTTGGTCATGGATTGTATGATTGAGTTGTCTTTAAGTGTTAAGACttatacttttttttcaaattcaagtcTTTTTCAAATTCTCAACACAAATATCAGATGACAAAAAGATAGCATGCCCAAACCTCAACTGCATGCATGAACTCTGTCATTGTTTTTTTAGATTTCAGATTTATGCGTATATGTAagtttcatttattattatgtaaTACAGATATTGCTTTTTACCTTGACCGAGCAGAATACAACGAACTCCTGATGCTGACGCAGGAAAGGATTAAGAGTTCCATCTGGTATCATTGCGGCCTTCACAAATGATAGCATGACAGATGCATCAACAATGATGCCATTGACCGGAAAATAAGTCCAATCTAAGCTGGTCTTGACAAAAATCTCACTGGTTCCTTCCAAAAACTGcaaaaaatatagttatgttATATATCAGTAATCAAGGTATATAAAGCACAGAAACATAATAGACTCCCATATACCTTCAGAGATAATTGAAAATTTCACCACTATAGTATGTATTTTGGCCAGTTAACTTTTGGGACATTCCAAATTGAGAAATTCATTTGAAGTCAAAAGTCAAGACTAGCACAGTGTTCAGCTATGTGATGTAAAAATGATTCGTGAGTCCCCAAGAAACTTGTACAGATGTTATAAAGTTGTGTAATTATACATGTACATGTACATGTGCAGTCATAATCAGAGACATGGATATTTAGTTGTTAACAGAACATTACCTTCATTGAGTAAAAGGAGTTACATCAGTGCATTTTTACATAGCTTAAAACAAAAGGCAAAGACGCTTATGATGATGCTATTAGACAGATGACAGActttaaaatataacttaagCCAAAAAAGGAACGGCCACTAAACCATTTATCTATTTTGCCGTAGAAGGGTGACATACGTGATAACATGATGTTTTCTTTTAGATATAAATTCTATGATCTTAGTAAGAGAAAATTAAAGTGGAaacaacaatatatttaaattaatactgCTGTAGAGAAATAACATTTTTCTTGGGCATTGTCCACATTCCCTTAAGACTTTGCCAAGCCAAGGTCGCCAAGAGATTTCAATATTTCTACCTGTTTCTTGCAATAATATTGAAAACTACACCATACTTTTGTACTCcagaataaaaatttcaaagaaaaaatGGGACTTGGTAGATGAGGTAATAGCATATGATAGTTAGAATTCAAAACTTAGAGATACAGGCTATGATATGTGCAATGGTGCAAGGAAAGCTTTGAACTTCAAATGTGAATATGAGCATAATGAATTGTGATAACAGAAAAAAGGTTAAAACCTTCATCCTTGGGATCTGGACCCAGTCACAAGCAATTGAAGTTCGGGGAGGAAACTCCGTCATGGTATCAGAAAACCAGAGCAACCTGTGAtgagcaaagaaaaagagagtcaaggGCCCAGTTGAATTGCTATAATAACAATACTGAGATTCGTTGTTTATTGATTGACACCGAGAGTACCCCTTGATAAACTTCGCGAACAAATATGGATCAGAGTTGACCGGAACTtcactttttaaaattatatccacctgcaacaatttttttatcagATTAAATTTATAAGAAGAAATGTTAAGTTTGTGTCTAGTATCATCAGCAGCAAGAATGATCACAGGCATCACTTGGATGTCTCATAAGTTACTCATAGTTTATATAACACAATTGTTAGAACAATTTTGTTGTTATTGCTAACACAGAATGTTTGTAGGATCCTTTTTTCCTGTTGCTAATGTGGAAAAATAAACTGGGCAAAGCGAGCAAACTATATGAATTACAGTTGATATAAATGTAAAGTTTTTAGTTCTCTAATTAATTTGAGGATCctgtaaaaatatttgatagaaCCATTCATGGTACTTCAGAATATCCTGAAGAGAATATTAGGGTTTTCAGCTGAGGCTACAGGCGCAATAAGTCTATAACTATACGCACTCAGGAACAGGATGCTTTGACACAATGGAAGGATCATCAATTTCAGTATttccattttatttttcatgGTAACGCATAAGAGTGTTCTACTACAATATTCATAATCCCTTATGTCACATCTGAGCACAGAGTCCGGGCAACAGGAGACACTATAAACTTCGTCTGTAAATGAAAGAATAAAGAGAATCACATTTGCTACATCCCTAAGGTTGCTCTTGCTGAGATGGATTTATAGGTCACTGCCTTAAGCTTTGTATGGGGGCTGAGAATAGAATATGGTGCTTCAACCCTGTGGTAATTTTATAGACAAGAAAACAGAAAGTTCAGAAGAACTTAAGGTGTAGTTTCAACctaacaagaaaataaaatggcTTTATAGGGACCAGTAATAAGGAATGCATGGAATGGTTTTCATATCTGATAGAAGGGACAAAGAGTGGAAGCAATAAAAGAAGAATATAAGATTAAGCTGGAATGACAATTATATCTATGCATCAACCCAAGGGACACACATAAATCCACCCTCTTTATGATCTTTCTAAACAGGAGAAACTTAGACATATAATCAAAAGCAAACCTTTTGTCGGCAGTAACTTAATATACACAAAGGCTGAAGATGATGAAGTGGACTCGAATGCTCGATGCATTATCGTTCATTAattgtactcattttttatatatagcaagtatataaatataaattattaaagatTTTAGCACCTATGTCATCGAATCGGACAAAAGCTAGCAATCATATCAACTGGCACAAGTCCGACAAAGAAAATAATCATCAGCAGACGTATGCcctaaaatttttttatatgcatATCAGTGGGAAGAAACAAAGAGTAAGAGATCTGACATCAGTTAATAAATATAACACAGTTTTTCCAATAATTTTGGTTCCAGTGATAGATAAGCCGACAAAAACTAATCATATAAATGCAGCAGTCAACAATTTTACAAATACCAAGAATGAAATTTCTCCAGCACGAAGTCAAAGGACCAACAAAAAATATCAGAATTATGAAATCCAAGACCAGTTTGAAACTTTTGATGAGATCTACTCTCAACAGGTACCTTAATAAAACAGAAGCAAGTACATACCAGTCTGATAAATTAAAtggtaaaaataaaatcaagtaCTTGCAATGATTGGCCATATGTCATACATTTTCGAGTAGGCTTTGAATGTATCCATTCCCCCTATTCAATTGTTGCACCTCTCCGTGCAGTAATTCATTTTCTAACAGCAGCAGCTCCCTCCGTGCTTCCACCATCAGATTTTCAGAAACAGATCTTGGAGCTCCTGGAGCCGGATAAGTCTCAGTAGAAGCCTGTATAAGAAGGAAGCACATGTGTAACGGTGCAAGTAATATAAACTAGATGTAAGTGGAAGTACTTCAAATAACTAAGCTTACAAAACGCAGCATCCTGAACAAATATAGCCTCTGCCTTGACAGTTGTTCCACAGTGTCATTAAGGAAGCTTTTCTCCAACATCAGTAGCTGCCTCATCGCAATCATTTTACTGTTCTCAAGGGTTCTgtagaagttttttttttttgccaaagcAAGACACCATTATCAATGTGGTTAAAACTTCAGATGGTTTAGTATATTAATAAGATAagacaaaaaatttaattatgcgGGGTCgacaatttaatttttatgtataGTTTCTTTTTTTGCAAATATGCTAAGTATaacaaatatgaatatataattacaatttCAATGAGGTCTATTTGCCCCCCACTTCAACCATGATGactaatattaatgttttaagtATTCTCAGTGACCAAATGTCAGTAAAATTCTCGAGATGAGAAACAAGGTGaattacaaaaatttgaatataaaagcCACAGATAAGAAACAGTTCCAGCTGCTTTgagcattaaaattaaaaaagtagaAAGATCATCCAACTTTTTAACCTTGTATAACAAAAGTTTAACCAACACTAACACAGATAGAGTAAATAAATTAGTACTTACAAATAAACTAAATGAAATATGCAAAGAAAGAATAGGCAGACCCtcaatcaataaaattttaccTGCGGTTTTCAAACCAAGCCTCGATTTGTTGAGAGTCGAGGTTAGACAGCACAGAATTCTCATGAATCATTGCAAGCCGCATCACATGACTTGGCACCTGATTCACCGCAAAGAATTGCTCAAGAACCATAACCTGATCAGATGAGAACATCATGATCTTATCTCCCAGAGTTTCTTGGATGTCAACATTGCATGTGGTAGAGTTTCCAGAACCATGATTTCCCTTCATCTCCATTTTCAACCTTAAACTTAAATTTCACAGCCGCAATGGTGTTTCCCAAAGGTTAATTGGTTTGTGATAGAACTGCCTTTCGGAACTCAATTAATAGCACAAGATTGTTGAGGCAGTGGAGAGATGGAATTGTTACAATATGTAACGCTTACATTATATTGTTTGTTTGTGGGGCTACTCGGTAAATTTAATACGATTATGTCTTTTGCTTTGGGCTACAGCTAGGGATAAGAATGCAGGGACAAACAGTTTCGACCCCATTGTCTTGTTTCCAATAGATGTCAAAATGCTGAACAAAGCCACCTACATTAGAACCACTTCAATTTCC of the Daucus carota subsp. sativus chromosome 4, DH1 v3.0, whole genome shotgun sequence genome contains:
- the LOC108216594 gene encoding uncharacterized protein LOC108216594 encodes the protein MEMKGNHGSGNSTTCNVDIQETLGDKIMMFSSDQVMVLEQFFAVNQVPSHVMRLAMIHENSVLSNLDSQQIEAWFENRRTLENSKMIAMRQLLMLEKSFLNDTVEQLSRQRLYLFRMLRFASTETYPAPGAPRSVSENLMVEARRELLLLENELLHGEVQQLNRGNGYIQSLLENVDIILKSEVPVNSDPYLFAKFIKGLLWFSDTMTEFPPRTSIACDWVQIPRMKFLEGTSEIFVKTSLDWTYFPVNGIIVDASVMLSFVKAAMIPDGTLNPFLRQHQEFVVFCSVKDIKLDQIFFKDGEKSSTAIVPALLPLEIKLKQTSLKEEDMLTAAASSFLPQDIKLEKIAFKDREESLTAVSSAFLPQRFGVAMGRYCVLGTWRYVPNGPAASGEVKFMLRFKFIN